The DNA segment CCCACCAGGACCCTCCGTGAATCCATACAATCAAAGGGAATTGTTCCTCTTGTCCGGGGAGGTAGATATCGAGTAATTGGTGTGGATGCCCGTGTGTCACGTAAGGGACATCACGAAAGACGATGACGTTGCCAGCAGGTTCAGGGATCTCCGGATCGTTTCCATAAAGGGTAGTTTCTGCGAGGCAGAGTGTAAGGCCGATCAGGGTAGAAATTCTGACAACTATATTCATCAGTGCACTAGGATTAAGGTGTCGATAAGTAAAGGTTATCAACGCCTGGCGACTATAGTTTCGGCGGAATGCGTTGGTTATGGATTCAGGTTTGACTGTCTCGCCACCGAGATCAACAGCACCCGCTGCGCCGTATAGAAGGCTCTGGTGGCCCTAGCTTATGAGCGTTCTGTAGATTCCATTCCCATGAAACCGTAGAAGTTTGTGAGAGACTCGTTGAGTGCATCGGATTGTTGCTTCAGGTTTTCCGCCGATGCTGCCGACCGGTCTGCAGTTCGAGAATTGTTTTGAACCACCTTATCAATCTCGCCGACAGCGCCGCTGAGTTGTTCAATACTGGCTGACTGTTCTTTGGAGCCCTCGGCAATCTTTCTGACGATGGTCGAGATCTCCTCCACGGACTGTTCTACCTTTGCAAATGCCTCGTTGGCCTCGTTAGCCTGAGCGGTGCCGATGTTTATCTGGCCTACCGATGTTACGATGAGCTGAGACGTCTCTGAAGCTGCGGTCGAAGCACGCATAGCTAAGCTACGTACTTCGTCGGCGACGACCGCAAAGCCTGCACCTGCTTCGCCAGCTCGGGCGGCCTCGACAGCTGCATTGAGTGCCAGAATGTTTGTCTGAAAAGCAATCTCATCGATTGTCTTAACGATATCCTGAGTTCTTTCGCTAGACTGCGAGATGACCGCCATCGACGAGATGAGAGAATTCATCTGATTGTTGGCGGCTTCGACGATACCCTTGCTTTGCGTGCCCAGGGAATTTGCAGATACGGTATGTTCTGTATTGGACTGGATCATCTCGGAAATATCCTTGAGTGATGCTGAGGTTTCCAAAACGGCTGAAGCTTGATTACCTGCGCCTTGTGCGAGCGTCTCAGAAGATCTTGCTAGGCCGTCCGAGTTCTTACGCGTTTCTTCGGCAGCTGCGCGAATGTTGATGAGGAATCGGCTAATCGGAGTGGTCACTCCGAAGTATACAAATGTGGCTGTGATTAAGATACCGACGAGCAGAATAATCCCGGTGACGTTGATGATGTAAATCTTGGTCTGTATTGACGCCATTTTTTCCTCGTTCAAAGCATCCTGCCTTTCGCTGTAGAAATTAAGGTATTTCTCGAGCGCTTTTTCGTAGGTGTGGAAAACTGGCTCGCATTCGGTGAGTTGCATGGTGTGGGCTTCGTCGAATCTACCCGCCTCACTGGTGGCATATATGCGTTCGATGATGCTGATCCACTGATCCCATAGCTCTGAGATTTCCGCGTAGATGGCTTTGCCTTTATCACTGAATAAACTTTCCTCGTAAATAGCGTAGGCGGCTTCTGCTTGCTGACGTTTTTCGCCGATTCGCTGAGCCAAGATTTTACGAACCTCTGGTTCAGGGGTCCGCGCAATTACCAATACATCCATACGCATGGCATAAGAAGCCGCAGCGAGTCGGTTGAGAGCCTGAGTTTCTGGGATTTCGTTGGCAATGTGATCGGCCATTTCTCCGCTCATATTGGACATGAAAACGTTATTAGAAATCAGCGAAACTATCAACATTGAGATTGGAATCGAGAAACCAATGATCAACCTTCGCTTGAGAGGAATTCTGCTTTGTTCACTCATATCAACTGACTTCTCTTTTGAAAAACTGGATAGAAATAAGATCAATGGAGTCCTATACGCATTAGCTCTAAGAGGCCGCCGAATGGGTCTAGATCCTTAGCTGAATATTTATGCAAAGGATTCCCTTGGTTTCTTCGACGTGTCTTTTTGTTAGCGAATTAGGCAATACAGTTTGGCTTAAATTCCGAGTGTCCTATGTGTGAGGGAGGATGTTTTATCTCGAGCCATGCGAACGTAAACTCTGGACACTCAATCCTCTTTTGAAGGTTCTTAATCGAGTGAATCCATTATACCTCACCGATTTTATCCAGGCTGGCGATGCCGAGAATGACCTCGTTCCTGCTATCCGCCGTGCTGTTGAGCAACTCAAGGACGGGCAGACTCTCATTTTTCCAGAGGGCGAATACGATTTGCTGCAAGAGACTGCAGAACAAACGCTGTTGCCGATTACCAATCATGATTTGTGTCCGAGAGTCCATGGAATTTTGCTCCGGGGCAAGCGGGACATCACGATCGAGGGAAATGGATGCAGGCTCTACGCTGATGGTCTGGTAGCGCCCCTATGGATTCAGGACTGTCACAATATTACTGTAAACCACCTTACCTTTGATCGTCATGAATTTCTAAACGGATCGGGTGAGGTGGTCGCTGCAGGCGACGGCTGGATGGAGTTGGAGCTACCGCCTGAAAACAATCCCGGGTGGTTTATTCACAACGGTATCCTGACATTCAAATCTCGCTATTGGTCAGAGCAATTGGACAGCCTCTTTGAGTGGGATACCCAAAAACGCCTGCCAGCTCGGGGGAGCGCCGACAATTGTGGGGCCGGTTGGCAGGTCCAATGGCAGGCCGAACAGATGACAGCGACAAAAATTCGGCTATCAGGATCGTTTGAACATCCCGTGACTGTCGGGAATCAAATGATGCTGCGCTGCTCAAAACGTTATGCTCCTGGCGTGAGCATGAGCCACAGCTCGGACATCAAGCTCAATCATATCACGGTGCACGCTTGCGGAGGTATGGCCTTTATCGGTCAGCGTTGTCGGGATGTATCCTTAAAACGCTGCGTCG comes from the Opitutales bacterium genome and includes:
- a CDS encoding MCP four helix bundle domain-containing protein → MSEQSRIPLKRRLIIGFSIPISMLIVSLISNNVFMSNMSGEMADHIANEIPETQALNRLAAASYAMRMDVLVIARTPEPEVRKILAQRIGEKRQQAEAAYAIYEESLFSDKGKAIYAEISELWDQWISIIERIYATSEAGRFDEAHTMQLTECEPVFHTYEKALEKYLNFYSERQDALNEEKMASIQTKIYIINVTGIILLVGILITATFVYFGVTTPISRFLINIRAAAEETRKNSDGLARSSETLAQGAGNQASAVLETSASLKDISEMIQSNTEHTVSANSLGTQSKGIVEAANNQMNSLISSMAVISQSSERTQDIVKTIDEIAFQTNILALNAAVEAARAGEAGAGFAVVADEVRSLAMRASTAASETSQLIVTSVGQINIGTAQANEANEAFAKVEQSVEEISTIVRKIAEGSKEQSASIEQLSGAVGEIDKVVQNNSRTADRSAASAENLKQQSDALNESLTNFYGFMGMESTERS